In Oryza sativa Japonica Group chromosome 8, ASM3414082v1, the sequence GTTAGGAACATGGAAATGAATAAGGAACAACAAAGGATGTCATGATAGATCATAATCATAAATGTGTTCCGAGTTGCTATTTTCTGTCTTGACAAAGCAATAAAACTTTTCAGTTGGGGTTCTCCAGAATATATAGAACGTAGATGCTGTTTGATCAAAAGTATAAagtattgaaaaaaaatgaaaactacATGTTTGCAGCAATCAGAAAACAGTTAATGAAATTGCAGTATAGGGTGGAAAAAAGTGGCATCAGAACTCATGTAAATTCTAACGTATAACTGTATTTACAAAAGGCATACACCACACAAGTGAGATCATCTTATTCTGTGGGATCCAATTTACTTGGCACTTCGAAGGGCATGTACTATTTGAAAATTCAGAATAATACAAACAATTTACGATATCGATAGCCTACAAAAGGTAGAAGTTCCAAGGCTGTGGTCAAACACTTCAATGTAGCCAGCAATTCACAATAATCACCCATTTCAGTAGCAACAATTCATTCAATCTAAGCTGAAGTCCTGAACCAGCCACCTGATTGAGTACTGAAGTATGAGTGTTTTATTGATAAGATTATACTCATGGCCCGATATTAAAATTTCATCACTGTCATGTGGCCACTTTGGACTTTGCTTGGAAACAATATTCATGCAATCCCTGAGTCCAGTATTTACAGAGTATGAAGTATTCAGTATGACAATACTTAACATGACAATTAATATTCAAACTTTCACCATCAgtaattttttaaattgtttGATTATAATTCGTTTGGTTGTACTTGTTGTTAAACTTCCATAATACTAATAGAGTTGACCACCCCACATAAGTCCAAACCTCATATCACTAAAAAATGATAACAGATCTAAACAAAAGCCTTATCATGTTATTAATAAAACAAAAGTAACAACATAATGAAGTACAAACTACCCCTAAAGCACCTTAACAATCTTTGGAAAGGGaaaaactaagaaaaaaaatctcaaattatCGAGAACTCCACACGGAGAGCACAACAGGTTCTTTCTAATGAATTTCACAGGAAGAAAAGAATAACTGACAGGCTCACTGCCCCGCTGGCGAGATACCaatggctcctcctcctccagctcgcaCCGACGAGATATGTTACAGTTCTGCCagataaagaaaaataaaatcaagaaGTAAAGAACACGGTCACCCCCCCAACCCAAGTGGTCGGCAGGAGAATCTAATCTGAGAATCCATACATGAAATAGATTGGAAATGAGAAtgtaaaaaagaagaagaaaatgcgTGCTGCAGACTGCACAGGGTGCTCACCTGGGATCTCGGCGCCGGAGTCGCCCGCAGCGTCGCATTCCCCGGCTTGCCGCGCGGCCGCGAAAgcgaatggatggatggagacgATGCTGAGTAGCAGCAGGAGTGCAGGAGAGAGGAGGCAACGCGGAAGCAGCATCCCGCAGCAGAAGATGAGGGGAGAAAAGTCCTTCTCTTCTCTGATGGACACGTGTCCACCGCGAATCTGATAAAAGCCATTCTCTCTTCTTAAAAGGCCTTCTTTGGACAGGACTTCTAGTCGGGagtggatttttttaaaaagttcgatATAAATAttatctccgtcccaaaataagtgcagccgtagatatctgtgcccaacgtttgaccgtccgtcttatttaaaaaatttgtgaaaaaattaaaaatatttagtcacacataaagtactattcatgttttatcatctaatagcaataaaaatactaatcataaaaaaatttcaaataagacgaacgatcaaacgttgaacgtgaatagtgcaaaactgcacttattttgggacggagggagtagttgtgaAGAATTACGAAAAATATTGAAAATGTTGAGATTCGTGATATCTATCTGAAATCAAGTTTAAATTCGACTaacacatcgagaaacaaaaatgaCAAATTTAGATGTAAATAGTACGTTACTATTCCTGCGCTAAATTTGTCCTTTTTATATCTCAACGTGTGATTTGAGTTTGGACCtaattttttcagaatttttcataaccatttgaattttttttaacaaaacaaGGAggtatcccctcgagggatcgAAATAGTTTCCCCTTCCAATCTAATGGATTCGCTGGTACTAAGAGTGAAGAAGATCCTAAGCAATAGGAGTAAGGCTTATTcggttttaataatttttataggGTTATAGTATAATTTAAATCttagaatttttttcatatatgcatCATTTGTTTTATAGGAATAGATCGTATCGAATTTCGGTAGTCTTAAAACAACTTTAGCCGTGTTCTTTAGTGGGAGTTGGCAACTCAAACATATAAAATAAAGCTGTTCATTAgtgtgtaattaattaagtatcagttttttttaaaaaaaaatcgatctaTATGATTTtataaagcaacttttgtatagaaatttttttaaaaaaatcacaccgTTGAGCAGTTTAGAAAGCGTGTGGACAGTTAACgagagagatgagttgggaaagcTAACCAAAGACCTCAGTCTTGCACTTCAAAAGTTTTgtaacaaatactccctccgtcctaaaaaccTAGGTTGGATGTGATTCCACTTAgaacaacgaatctagataaaAGGTTATCCAAATTCGTCGTCCTAGGTAAAATCACGTCCCCACCTAGGTTAGcattttttgggacggagatttTACCTCCCCACCTAGGTTAGCATTATttcggacggagggagtaacattttttgggacggagggagtatagtgcATATGGCATTATAATTCTTTACTTTTTCTATTTCTATGATTTGGAAATCCTATGATGGCTCAATTTTCTTCCTCGTATAACTACTACATTGTTATGGAAATGTGGAAGTCAGGTATCACATTCTCAGATTTCAAGGAAACCAATATGCTCATGTAAAAATCAAGACAAATTGACCCTCCAAACCGCACCTCATTTGTTCTGTTTGTAACCAATATCTTGCTTCAATACAAACAATAACTATGAGCAGCcttcaaaaacaaaacaaaaaataactaTGAGCATTTACACAACGGAGCAACTAAAACTGCAATAAACTGGATCAGACAAATCAGCAACATTTGTAATTTACATTGGGACCAATTTCAGCACAACCAGAGCGTAGGATAGGTACATCAGCAGGGTAACAAAGAGGACTGTGGAATATGATTAAGAGTGCAAACTCCCACTGTAATTTACAGCCAACACCCACAACGAGTTTAAGTCAGCATATAACGGCCAGCACCGAGTTGCAAGGAACTCTCAATGATGAGACGATCACCTGAGATGACAAGCACAATTCTACCTGGCAAAACTCTACCTATTCTTGCGCAATGTACATGGAAATGGGGGAACCGTACGAACTAGTCATGTTGTAGAACTTAAAACTCAGAAAGGCCGAAGAATCCACACAACATCAAGATACTTGTCGCCTCATGTTTCAGCCTCTCCTACCAGACTCCATCGTGTCTAAAATAGGACTGGTGTCTCTCAGGGAAATGGCACCATGGCCTTCGTCAGCAATCTCAATGTCTGTTGGTCCCATGTTGTATGAGTTTGCAATGCCGTTGCTTTGTGTGTCAGCTAGCTGTTGGAAGTATGCATGGGGCCATACAGCTGCAAATGCAAAGGAACATGAATATACTGTAAAATATGTCGATCAAGGTCCAACATATCATCTATATCAGAAGGGAAACGTACCATCAGCATCAAATGGATATGGGAAGAACTGCAGATAACAAAACGAAGAAACCGTAAGACCTGAAAAAGGGGAAAGAAGAATGAGACGAGATCCATGCCTACTTTCTGACAACGAGAGTGTTCTAAATGGTTGAGAGAAAGGCTTCAAAATAACAAACCTATAATGCCACCTGCAAATACGTCTTGCCAGTGATGCCAGTAATCATCAACTCGAGAGACTGCCACAAGGGACGCAACAAGTAGAGGCAGAAATACTATGCATAACTTTGCAATGTGGCCTTTGCGATCAAAAGCCTTAAGTTTACCAGCCAAGTACCACGCAAGAAAACCTAGACCAGCAAAAGACCCTGCAGAAGGTGAGTGAGAACCACAACACATACGTCAGATTACAGACAACAGATCCACCAAGTAATGAAATTCGAAAATATATGGAGAACAAACTGTATATGGTGCTACATGCCAGGaaaaaattatatactccctctccTCTGGTCATGAAAAGCTATTGTTTTGAACACCCCTCTAGCAAAACTTTCAAAACTTCAACATCAAATCTCTTTAATTATTATTAGATAAATGAAAACTATATTCATAGATTTGTTTGACAATTTTATAGCACTATACTTTAATCTGATTATACAAATAATTTACTATAAAATCAGTGGTCAAAGTTGTATGTCAGATATCATGAGGATGTCCAGAAACACATTTTTCTGTACAGGAGGAAGTATAAACAATTATAAGAAAAAGATGAGCTACACCATTTATTTGATAGCCTCGGAGTCTTAATCATAGATACAACATATAGGTGTTAAGGGTACCAACATGAATAAATTCAATTTTTCAATAAATGTCCTACATAGTTACCAAGAGAATATAGCATTGAATTTAAACTAGTCAAGAATTTCATTTATTCATAAATGTCCTGCATAGTTACCAGGAGCACATCAGATTGGAGAGCAGTACTCCGAACAATGCCCTACATGAAGGCTGAGGCAACTACTAAAATACTCGGAActgttgcaaaagaaaaaattggagaaAAATCCTTGGAAATGTATGTAGAGAATGTGGAGAAACAGATGTAAAAAATGCATGTTGCAAGGCATGTAAAGCTCGATATCAACTCAGAAACATACAACGGTACTTCAAAACTTAAAAGTACCGATGCGTTGCATGTCTTACATGAAGAATGCCCACTTGGAAAGCTCTTGTGGCCTTCCTTGATAACACTCTTTTCTCCATGGCATATGACATTTGTAGTGACATTATCAAACTTCTGAAAAATGAAACGATTTGTTACTTCAATATAACCTGCAGACTACATGAAGTTTAATATCTGAGATCAGGACACTAGCACAAGGAGATTACAGGTATTCCATCAGGGAAACAACGCCAAAAGAAATCTGGGCGAGGACGACCAACACCATCCTTAATTGCATCAGTAATCACAGCAGTTATAAGTACCGAATATAGAATCCCTGCACAAACTCTATGGTTAAATTATATGGTTCAGCATGAACCAAAGATGTAACTTCAATAGATATCTACAAATGAGAGCATCGTATACCCAGTATGCCATGGTGTAAATCATagacatttttctttttgaagtAAATTCCACCAAAGACAACCCAGGGCAGCACAATTGCAATAAGCTGCAAGTCAAGAAAGAATTGCATGCCTCAAACGATAGATGAAACCATAAGAAAATTTTATCTGGCATAACGAGAACATACTGGAACGGCCCAAAATGGAATTGTGTTGCCCTTTAGTGGATATCTCAAGTCTGTCATCATGTCACGTCCAACAAAGCGGTGAAAAGGCTCAATTATGTTTAGCAGCCCATCAACAACAGCAAGAAAGAGAAGTATTATCCAGTCATACATGTGGAGTCTTGCCACACTGGTTCCATGGGACCTTATAGTGTGGCACCCTAACTGGATATCAGGCATTTTTCCCTGTAAAATCAAAAAGGAAGCTTGGAATCAGCAGGGCAAATATAACTAACATGAACGTGGTCAATATGAACTAGTGATCATATGAGTGTGCAAACAGAAAGGATGAGAAAGGTTTCTTGATAGGCTGAAATCATGCATTGGTCACATTTTACCTGTCTTCAGACAGCAATAATATTTTGACTCTATAAAGCCCAGTAGTCTAGAATACCTACATCTTTGAAGCCCTTCAAGCATATTTtatcatttataaaaaaatttaatggAAAACTTCCTGTTAGATTAAATACAGTTAAATAGTACATTGTTGTTTAGAAAACGAAAGGGAGATGCAGAATTAATACAAAGTCAAACCCAGTCCTAGAAAAGAAACACGAAAAATGAGATAGAACTTTTGTGCAGGAGACCAAGTCTTGAAGTTTGAATATCCATGTCAAATCATGTATCGCTAAAAACTGAGAAGATGTTCTGCAAGTATTGGCAAGCCGCAACCCTTTTTATATGCCTCACGCCTTGACCTTGCTGTATATCCCTCACAACTTGAAAGGGCAAAGGGTATTTGAAAAAGTTTGAACAAACAAGAACATGAAAGAAGGTTCAGGATTGTAATGCCTAATAACTGGACCTGTTGTGATATCCAAAACACGACAACAAACTAGAAATTCCAGGAAGTTGATGATAACCATCCATTTCATTTCAAACCCAATTACAAAGCTAGAAAACCTATCACATTCACAAAAACTCATTCAACCTAAACTAAACAGCATGTGATTGAGTAGTAAtctgatttttttcttctttttttttattgatgcCATGGTGTGCATTTCTAGGTAGAATTTCCCCCTTGTATGAAACAGTAATAAGCAGCAGTTTATCATTATTAATATGTGccattcatttttttactttagtGAACAGTAAAGACTAGGGGAATAAAAACAATTCAACGGATCCATAAATCAGTTGCAGGTTATATGAGCTTATGAGCTGTTAAAAATCCAAGACAGAAGAATCAGCAGCAAATTTATAGAAAGGGGCGTAATCTGTTTACTGATGAGTCGACAAAAGATGTCTAGAGTTGACTGGATACGTCACCAGTCCAAACCACAGCCGCTGAAAAGGTAAACAACAAACTTAAACAACCTTATCCAGTTGAACCAAAAAAACCTAGCATTTCTAGCAATAACAACCTAGAAAACACCCAATAATCCTAAAAATAGGCACCCATAAACGAATGAGAATCACTGCAAAAACAACGAAATCACTAACGAGAATCACTGCAAAAACAACGAAATATTCCCAGGTAAGAGTGCCCTAAGAGATATGTGCATAAATCTCACAGGAAGAAAACGAGGATTTCTCTTTAGAACAATAATAAAAGCAACGAAAGAAATCAAGAACCAACAGCTTCACCGGTCCCTTGGTCGAGATGACTAACAACGAGCCCTACAGatcggcgcctcctcctcgtgctcttCCTACAAAAACAAAGGGGggcaaaaaacaaaacaaagaaaaaaaaatccaacaatAAAGGTTACACCAAAGCAATCTGCAGTTGCAGGAGAATCTTCCACCCACGGaagaaaatgaaacaaaaaaagaaataaagaaagaaagaaagaaaagacgCACCTAGATAATCCCGGAGTGCCGCGCGCGAGGTCACAttaccgcggcggcggcgctggagacGCGGGGGAGTGTGGGGAGGGGAGTGGAGTGGAGGCGCTGGCCGGAGAGTGACGGGGACACGGGGTGAAGCCGCGGAGGGGAACGAAAAGGAAGCAACTGGAGAATTGGAGATGGGCCACGCACCGGTGGCTGTGATGCATCTGTGGCCGTCGGTTATAGACCCCACGGGCCACCGTAAACGGCAGAGGCTAaacccctctcttttttttttggcagtcAACGGTCAAaccctttttttaaaaacagaAGGAAAATTTTCTTTTGCGATTAGGCATAATTAATGGTTTTTTGAGCGTACCCGTTCGAGCAATTATACTGTTTTTCACTTTGATCTTATTGATTTTAttgtaaatttaaaatttgcacTCTTATTTTTTTACTTGTCAAAAACACTGTTCTACGACTTAAATGTTGTGTTCAGCTGTTAGGGCTGGGAACTAATCCCTCGTGCATGCAAGACGGAACAACTCATttgtgtatgattaattaagtattagctattttttacatgaatttttaaaaaaactttcgtatagaattgtttttttttttcaaaaaatacaccgtttatcAATTTGAAAAGCGTATGTGCGGAAAACGAAGAAAATGAATTAGAAAAATAGGGTAAAGAGCATAACCTAAGGGTGTGCTCTTTCCAGCTTACAGGATTAGATTCTCCTCGTTTTCCATtaacacgctttttaaactgctaaacagtataTTTCGTACAAAAACTTCCTATAAAGAAGTTGTTAAAAAAACCAACAAatttattcataaaaaaattatatattaatacttaattaatcatatgctaatcgTATTTCTCGTTTTGTGTGCGCCTAAGctgtccaccaccaccgctgaaACGATCGCACCCTAAGTTAATGCTTAATAAATAAGTCGAAAATAGGAGATAGCAAGCACATGTGTATAACCATATGTTAATTTACATCTGGGACATCCCAATTTCCCAAACACTTATTGTGGCATAAACTAATTTCTCAAGATTCCAAAGAAGACAAAAGCCAATGTTCACTCAATGGTGCTTATGATTGCAACAGCCAGCATGAGCTGTGCATTGCGCGTGACAAGCCATAGTCACGTTGCTTCCTTTTGTGTAGGCCACCGGGTAACTAGGATCCAATAAAAGCGGAAAAGAAGCCAAATTCTCAACCATGCCCTACCTCTCCAAGCTTTATGCCTGGACAGCATCATGCTTGGCACAAAAGAACAGAAACAAGAGCCTAAGCACAGTTATTAACTTATTATTAGTGGTGATCTTCCatctcaaaaaagaaaagagtggTAGTATATCTTGTCCTAAGCTATGTCCAGCCATCCAGGATAGGGTGGTCCTGGCCCCCTTCTTCAATGGAAGACCATAGAGCATACAGCAATGTGCCTTGTTAGTTGTTAGAAAGCATACAGCAAGATCTAGTTGAGATGGATATAGTATTGGACAATGCTTTAGCTTGCTCATCTGAGAATCACTAAAGTCAAATTTCACAGATGAACAAAAATTATGACAGTATGTTTGGTCTCAACACCCACTTTGAACTTCTACAGCAAATGCATGTAAAATGTCAGTGTACCATATTACAGATTACATGCACAATGAAGCATTCCATTACCTCCAGAACTGTTCATTACAAATGCAGACAGCGCTACATGCCAACAGTATATCCCAGTACATATCAGTCCATTTCATTTTGTTACAACAACAGAAGCCAAGTATTTGAAGGATCAACATCAACTAAGGAAACAAGGTCAAAGAATGAGTTCAGCATACAATTTCTTTTGAATTTGTTATATTTCTAGGGGCACATGTAATATACCTATATTTATAGGTTTTGTATAACAAGTGGTGCACTGACGCATGGTACACCTGTTTACAAGGATACATCCTACGAGTTCTGTGGGTTTACCTATATTTTGCGCAGCTGGCCATGTCACATGGCCAACCTTGGAAAGTTTGTTCAGCTCAACTCAAAAACCATCTGAGGTGAACATATATTGTATCATTGACTCCGCATCGTATTGAAATTTCAGGAGCTTCACTGTTACATAAACTACTGATCATGGTGAGAAAGGAACTCTATGATGCATGGGTAAACTTCATCCGTTGCCTGTACAAGGGACAAACATGTGTAAATCATGAGTAAGAGGATGACAAAAAGATTTGACTTTTCAGAATTGGAGcagcaaattttattttatgtgAAGAGACTGAGAATATGTACCAGTCGACCTCCAACTAAGTCATAGTGTGCATAATGAGGGCCTTCTGGCTTTCCAAAAACCCCATATTTCACCATGTGCTGAGGTATGAGCTTGACAGTTTCTGACAAGATGGGAGTATGATGTACAAAAAGTTAGCAATCTTCATAGAAGCAACTGAGATAGCAGACAAGAAAAGCACCACATCTTACCATAAACGGCTTCAGGAGGACAGATGAGATCTTTATCTCCAGCTAGTGCTAGGACAGGGGTCTGACAATATCGCAAATGATCTTTGTATGAGAAAGTTTCAGTTCTATTGCATAGCCCCCCTTCCCGAAAAGCTGTTGTAAGTTGAAGGACAACCTTTGCAGGCACTGTACCTGCAAATTACATGATAACAACTTAAATGAACATATCCAACCCCATTGACAAAAGTTGCTGAAACAGACATCCCATATTTATATCATAGCATAAAAGGTTAATAATGCAGTGTATTATGAATTAATTCTGGAGTACAGAAATCCTATATATGGATACTATGGCATATATACAGTGCTGTGTGTTCTTGAACAATATTCTGGCAACACCCTTTAAAGTAACATTCTGGCAAAGCTGAAATCTTAAAATGCATGACATGCAGAATCCAGTGTGACAGTGTGTAATTAAAGAGTACTCACAGAAGTTGTTAAAAACAAGCTTGGACAACAACTCCGGGTGCATCATATCCTGTGCTGATATTTGATGATTAAGCCAGGAAAAAAGATAAGGTGGACCAGATGCCCAGGGATATGCTGCCGCTAATAATGTACCCAATGGAACAGCAGGGACATTAAGGGCTTGCGCAGGATGAACCTGAGAAGTGAACTCATTAGTTTTATTCATGACAATGAAGgaagaaaaactttaaaaatgaaAAGTAATAAACATCTTTATCAAGTTGAAACTGTCAATCGACTACGAACTCACAAGTGGCAGTAACATCTTCAGTGATGAATTGGATGTCGTGTAGTCAACAGAGGAAGCCAAAGTAACAATAGCCGCTAAGTTTGATGGAACTCCTTCGAAACCTTTGAGATTAAGGGAAAAATAATAAGTCGTGACTTTAAAAATCCACAACCGAAAGATAGTAGGCTGAGCTGTAAACGATCATGATATTGCTTATCAGATGAACAATTTGACTGTGTTTCTAGAATAAATATAAAGGTAAAACTTGTAAGACGTCCAACAATCTACCGTTAACTCCAGAAAGCTGAGCAAAACAAGCGCAGTAGTTGTTGATTGCCTACAGCTAGAATGTTCCCTTTACATTGGATAATTGAATAGTGGCTCCAATtctagcagcagcagtagaaTTATACTTCCATAGAAAAAGCAACAGTAAAGGGCAGGCAAACAGTCATCAGCAAAATACAGTGTAATGTCTCACCATATTTTGACAGCATTGCATATAACAAAATTCCTCCCATTGAGTGTCCAATGGCAAGCAGCTTCCCATCTTTTACTCTACTATGTTGTCTAATATATTCCACCTGTAGTAACTGTGTGTCAAGCGATATTCCACAAAAACAATCTTATAACACTAATGATGAAATTATCAAATGGAATAATTAAAAAACACTGTTACACTGTTAGCTCACTGAATATAACAACAGTGCCAACTATTCAACAATTATAGCTCACAAAAGGATGGTGACGCCTCACCGCAGTAGGTATATCCTCCTCCAAGTAATGGTCGAAGTCCCAATTATATTCAGAATTTAGATTCATCTGAGTTGCCACAAAGTGTTCCCATGAGTCAATCTGCTCTTGAAAGTTCTTCAGAAGACGCAGACTTTCTTCTCTCATTGGACCAATAACGGCAGAGCTTTCTACCATTTCAGATAGAACCGAAATCTTATCTGTGATCTCatgaaaatttttatttaaactAGCCTCTTCCAGAAGTTTTGAAATTCGATCAAAGAAACTAGTCATCTCCATCAGTAAAGGTGGGTCATCCAACGCAACTATTCCAAGGTCATCATAATCAATACCAGAGAAACCAGAACTTTGAACTGAAGCAACCTCCAATGTGCTTGATTTATCAAGAGCCAATGTGCCATTAGATATATCATCGAAAGCGCCTGATGGAGATGAAGCAGAATTATCATGATCACGTATGCTCAGACCAGAACCTCTCACTTCGACAATCCATGTATCAAATCCCTGGTTAGACATGTGACGGGCGAATGAGGCCTAAAAATAATGAGGGGCACCATTAGTATGAACGGCACAGATAGAAAAGAACTTGTTAGCAGAACACAAGACTGCCATCAGTTGTCACTATAGTTGAGGGAGAGCGAAAGATACAactattaaaagaaaaagataatgAGATCCTTGATAATCAATAGTACTAAACTTGTAGATAAAACTGTAGCAAGAACACGAAAAATTGAGCGCTTCTTTATCACAACCGTTTTTTTGTGGCAGAAGTTTTTACTGGTTCTCCGGGAAAGTATGTTGGTCTTGCAGAAACTATTATGGGATTTCAACTAATCCTTTCCGGGGAATTAGACGCCCTACCTGAACAAGCTTTTTATTTGGTGGGTAACATCGATGAAGCTAGCACGAAAGCTATAAACTTAGAAGAGGAGAACAAATTGAAGAAATGAAATTAAATGTTTATGCACTAAGCGAATCATTTGGGATTGTGAAGTGAAAGAAATCATTTTATCTACTAGTAGTGGCCAAATTGCCATATTACCAAACCAtacccccccctccccccaattAACACAGCTGTAGATATGGGTCCCTTGAGAATCGCCTCCTCAATGATCAATGGTTAACGGCGGTTCTGTGGAGCAGTTTTGCCAGAAAGTTAATAATGAGATCATCATTTTAGGGAATGATGTGGAACTGGGTAGTGACATTGATCAGGAAGAAGCTCAACAGGCACTTGAAATAGCCAAAGCTAACATGAGTAGAGCTGAGGGTACGAAAGAATTGGTTGAAGCGAAGCTAGTTCTTAGACAAGTTAGGATACGAGTCGAGGCTGTTAATTGGATTCCCCCGTCTAATTGAAGACAACccacattatctaaaaaaattgaagacAACCCAACAGTTTAGTTGATAACCTATACTCCAAATACAAGACTACCATGACTTGTAACCTATAGttcttttgcaacttgaaccgcATTTTACTTTCAATAATATGAGTTAGATGCAACATaacttcatttatttttctataaaaaaatagattaacttTATTACAGCTTATAAGAAAACAAATGAAGCTCAAGAAACTGAATATTCAGCATCCTCGGTTTTTTCCTCTTTGGAATGCATTTTTTTAGTTGTCTTGATGCTGTTAATCTTATAATATGAGTTAACCCTATCTTCCTTATTCATTGGAGATCATGTTAACAGGGAGTCAGGGACTGTTTCCTCGCATGTGTGAAACAAACAAGAAAATAGTGGGCAAAAGATTACAGTGCTTACAAAGAAGCAACTTTACATGTGATATGACGCACTAAAATTGAACCTGGACATATATGGAATTATGATATAGTAAGTTCAGTAGGTCATTCAACAGTGGCAGAAAAGATAGGAAATATTACATCCGTCACCAAGACCAAGTAGCATATACACTTCCTAAAAGGCGTTGCACCCAGCGTCAAAATATGTGCCAAGTGCACCGGgtgatttatgaaaaaaaaatgaattttccaTTCGGACATGGCAGGCATCACCTGAAGCATGTTCAAGCTAGAAACAATATAACCAGGGCAACTGTGCACGCATGTCATCATGCCCATTTTTGCAACAGCACACGACACTATAACTGTAGCTACCATCATCCTCACCTTTGAGCTTGCCATCACCTCTTGCATCTCCCACTCAGGTGCTTTCTCACTTAGTTTGTCACCTCCAAGCTCTAGCCATCTAAGTATCTAGTCGTTCCTAAACTATAatcgaggaaaaaaaatgtatttgttCAAGGAAAATTTTGCAGTATTTGCTTAT encodes:
- the LOC4345367 gene encoding lipid phosphate phosphatase 2 isoform X1 — its product is MPDIQLGCHTIRSHGTSVARLHMYDWIILLFLAVVDGLLNIIEPFHRFVGRDMMTDLRYPLKGNTIPFWAVPLIAIVLPWVVFGGIYFKKKNVYDLHHGILGILYSVLITAVITDAIKDGVGRPRPDFFWRCFPDGIPKFDNVTTNVICHGEKSVIKEGHKSFPSGHSSWSFAGLGFLAWYLAGKLKAFDRKGHIAKLCIVFLPLLVASLVAVSRVDDYWHHWQDVFAGGIIGLTVSSFCYLQFFPYPFDADAVWPHAYFQQLADTQSNGIANSYNMGPTDIEIADEGHGAISLRDTSPILDTMESGRRG
- the LOC4345368 gene encoding uncharacterized protein isoform X2; translated protein: MPKTATPMLLQPISGAGAGARRSSAEGLSPPPTARLRRRVLCAIRADAPPPIHLSAAAPSRPAKPPVCTADELHHAPVSGAGWRLALWRYRPPPHAPARNHPLMLLSGVGTNAIGFDLSPGGFDTWIVEVRGSGLSIRDHDNSASSPSGAFDDISNGTLALDKSSTLEVASVQSSGFSGIDYDDLGIVALDDPPLLMEMTSFFDRISKLLEEASLNKNFHEITDKISVLSEMVESSAVIGPMREESLRLLKNFQEQIDSWEHFVATQMNLNSEYNWDFDHYLEEDIPTAVEYIRQHSRVKDGKLLAIGHSMGGILLYAMLSKYGFEGVPSNLAAIVTLASSVDYTTSNSSLKMLLPLVHPAQALNVPAVPLGTLLAAAYPWASGPPYLFSWLNHQISAQDMMHPELLSKLVFNNFCTVPAKVVLQLTTAFREGGLCNRTETFSYKDHLRYCQTPVLALAGDKDLICPPEAVYETVKLIPQHMVKYGVFGKPEGPHYAHYDLVGGRLATDEVYPCIIEFLSHHDQ
- the LOC4345368 gene encoding uncharacterized protein isoform X1 — its product is MPKTATPMLLQPISGAGAGARRSSAEGLSPPPTARLRRRVLCAIRADAPPPIHLSAAAPSRPAKPPVCTADELHHAPVSGAGWRLALWRYRPPPHAPARNHPLMLLSGVGTNAIGFDLSPGASFARHMSNQGFDTWIVEVRGSGLSIRDHDNSASSPSGAFDDISNGTLALDKSSTLEVASVQSSGFSGIDYDDLGIVALDDPPLLMEMTSFFDRISKLLEEASLNKNFHEITDKISVLSEMVESSAVIGPMREESLRLLKNFQEQIDSWEHFVATQMNLNSEYNWDFDHYLEEDIPTAVEYIRQHSRVKDGKLLAIGHSMGGILLYAMLSKYGFEGVPSNLAAIVTLASSVDYTTSNSSLKMLLPLVHPAQALNVPAVPLGTLLAAAYPWASGPPYLFSWLNHQISAQDMMHPELLSKLVFNNFCTVPAKVVLQLTTAFREGGLCNRTETFSYKDHLRYCQTPVLALAGDKDLICPPEAVYETVKLIPQHMVKYGVFGKPEGPHYAHYDLVGGRLATDEVYPCIIEFLSHHDQ
- the LOC4345367 gene encoding lipid phosphate phosphatase 2 isoform X2, encoding MPDIQLGCHTIRSHGTSVARLHMYDWIILLFLAVVDGLLNIIEPFHRFVGRDMMTDLRYPLKGNTIPFWAVPLIAIVLPWVVFGGIYFKKKNVYDLHHGILGILYSVLITAVITDAIKDGVGRPRPDFFWRCFPDGIPFDNVTTNVICHGEKSVIKEGHKSFPSGHSSWSFAGLGFLAWYLAGKLKAFDRKGHIAKLCIVFLPLLVASLVAVSRVDDYWHHWQDVFAGGIIGLTVSSFCYLQFFPYPFDADAVWPHAYFQQLADTQSNGIANSYNMGPTDIEIADEGHGAISLRDTSPILDTMESGRRG